The following proteins are encoded in a genomic region of Bacteroidales bacterium:
- a CDS encoding FtsX-like permease family protein gives MNLPIFIAKRLSFSKKAEKELSNSVLKIAISVVAVGMAVMIITISVVTGFKKEIYKKIVGFQAHISIKNRDINETFETEPINKDQIFYSGITSKKGIEHIQIFATKPGIIKAETEVHGIILKGAGSDYNWDFIKQNLVEGNIPDVESDKKTKEILISEKTANILEYKLDDKIDIYFIQNPPKARRFIISGTYKTGMEELDKAIAFCDIRHIQSINDWDEDQISGFEILINDLDKTEDLTAIVEDEVSGIIDEDGTMLEVSNFMRDNTFIVQWLRLSDTNVYVILSLMIIVAVLSMIAALLVIILERTNMIGILKSMGADNRKIISIFIYHGSYLIVKGMIFGNIIGIGLLLIQKYFKLIPLDPKSYYVDSVPVIFNLPDILLLNVGTLIISTVVLILPALMIAKINPAKTINFK, from the coding sequence TTGAATTTACCGATTTTCATAGCAAAAAGATTGTCTTTCTCTAAAAAGGCTGAGAAAGAATTATCTAATTCAGTTTTAAAAATTGCAATAAGTGTGGTTGCTGTTGGTATGGCTGTTATGATTATTACTATTTCGGTTGTTACCGGTTTTAAAAAGGAGATTTATAAAAAAATTGTAGGTTTTCAAGCACATATTTCCATAAAAAACAGAGATATAAACGAAACATTTGAAACCGAACCGATAAATAAAGACCAAATATTTTATTCCGGTATAACTTCAAAAAAGGGAATTGAGCATATTCAAATTTTTGCAACAAAGCCCGGAATCATTAAAGCAGAAACGGAAGTTCACGGTATCATTCTGAAAGGAGCGGGGAGTGATTATAATTGGGATTTCATAAAGCAAAATCTTGTTGAAGGAAATATTCCGGATGTGGAGTCTGATAAAAAAACTAAAGAGATATTAATTTCGGAGAAAACGGCAAATATATTAGAGTATAAATTGGATGATAAAATTGATATATATTTTATTCAAAATCCGCCGAAAGCAAGAAGGTTTATTATTTCCGGCACTTATAAAACCGGAATGGAAGAGCTTGATAAAGCAATTGCTTTTTGTGACATAAGGCATATTCAAAGTATTAATGATTGGGATGAAGATCAGATAAGCGGATTTGAGATACTGATAAATGATCTTGATAAAACGGAAGATCTGACAGCTATTGTTGAAGATGAGGTTTCGGGTATTATTGATGAAGACGGAACTATGCTTGAAGTGAGTAATTTTATGAGAGATAATACTTTTATTGTTCAATGGTTAAGGCTGTCAGATACAAATGTTTATGTAATTCTTTCTTTAATGATTATTGTTGCGGTATTAAGCATGATTGCTGCTTTGCTTGTGATTATTTTAGAACGAACAAACATGATTGGTATTTTAAAATCAATGGGAGCTGATAACAGAAAAATTATTTCAATATTTATTTATCACGGTTCATACTTAATTGTAAAAGGAATGATTTTCGGTAATATAATTGGGATTGGCTTATTATTAATTCAGAAATATTTTAAACTTATTCCCTTAGATCCTAAATCATATTATGTTGACAGCGTTCCGGTTATTTTTAACCTGCCTGATATTTTATTATTAAATGTCGGCACTTTAATTATCAGTACAGTGGTACTAATACTGCCGGCATTAATGATTGCAAAGATAAATCCTGCAAAAACTATTAATTTTAAGTAA
- a CDS encoding CoA pyrophosphatase: protein MKFDDFINKLNVEFNKELPGFNSHIKLAPKSRGKLIETGINEDAKKCAVLILLYPDKGSIFIPFIKRVNDGSMHSGQIAFPGGKFESKDKDMKSTALRETEEEIGVDHIKVEVLKELTPLYIPVSNYIVQPVVGIVKQKPVFVKNKNEVDSIFSVNINELTEAYVVCKKLTVRNTNITAPFFILKETEIWGATAMILNEFIDILKNILKN from the coding sequence ATGAAGTTTGATGATTTTATAAATAAGCTGAATGTAGAATTTAATAAAGAATTACCCGGTTTCAATTCTCATATCAAACTTGCACCGAAAAGCAGAGGGAAACTGATTGAAACCGGAATAAATGAAGATGCAAAGAAATGTGCAGTACTAATACTTTTATATCCCGATAAGGGCAGCATTTTTATACCTTTCATTAAAAGAGTGAATGACGGCAGTATGCATTCAGGGCAAATTGCTTTTCCCGGAGGTAAATTTGAGTCGAAAGATAAAGATATGAAATCAACGGCTTTAAGAGAAACTGAAGAAGAAATAGGAGTAGATCACATTAAAGTGGAAGTACTTAAAGAATTAACTCCATTGTATATTCCTGTAAGCAATTATATAGTTCAGCCGGTTGTAGGTATTGTAAAACAAAAACCGGTTTTTGTAAAAAATAAAAATGAAGTTGATTCAATTTTCAGTGTTAATATTAATGAATTAACTGAGGCATATGTTGTTTGCAAGAAATTAACTGTTCGTAATACAAATATAACTGCACCCTTTTTTATTTTAAAAGAAACTGAAATATGGGGAGCAACAGCAATGATTTTAAATGAATTTATTGATATTTTAAAAAATATTCTTAAGAATTAA
- the trmB gene encoding tRNA (guanosine(46)-N7)-methyltransferase TrmB has protein sequence MGKNKHKRFEECQTFSHLFQPSAQEMFEKDFYLKGKWNIEFFKNDKPIVLEIGCGKGEYTTGLAEKNPEKNYIGIDIKGARLWRGSKTVQEKGMKNVAFIRNKVEFLRSFFSEEEISEIWITFPDPQKRKLKKRLTSARFLEIYSNILKPDGIIHLKTDSVLMYGFTNKIIKFNKLNLIYSTDNLYNTDQYNELTQIKTYYEQAFLKEGLNITYLKFSLNNKPFYENPGNVLK, from the coding sequence ATGGGAAAAAACAAACATAAAAGATTTGAAGAATGCCAAACGTTTTCTCATTTATTTCAACCTTCCGCACAAGAAATGTTTGAAAAAGATTTTTATTTAAAAGGAAAATGGAACATAGAATTCTTTAAAAACGATAAACCTATTGTGCTTGAAATAGGCTGTGGAAAAGGTGAATATACAACCGGACTTGCCGAAAAAAATCCCGAAAAAAACTATATAGGTATCGACATTAAAGGTGCCAGATTGTGGAGAGGCAGCAAGACAGTACAGGAAAAAGGAATGAAAAACGTTGCTTTTATCAGAAACAAAGTTGAATTTTTAAGATCTTTTTTTTCTGAAGAAGAAATCAGTGAAATTTGGATAACTTTTCCTGATCCGCAGAAGAGGAAACTTAAAAAAAGATTAACATCAGCGAGATTCCTTGAAATATATTCAAACATTCTTAAACCCGACGGAATTATTCATCTGAAGACAGATTCTGTTTTAATGTATGGGTTTACGAACAAAATAATTAAATTTAATAAATTGAACCTTATATATTCAACTGATAATTTATATAATACAGACCAATATAATGAGTTAACACAAATAAAAACTTATTACGAACAAGCCTTTCTGAAAGAAGGATTAAATATAACTTATCTTAAATTTAGTTTGAATAATAAGCCGTTTTATGAAAATCCCGGTAATGTTCTTAAATAA
- a CDS encoding endonuclease/exonuclease/phosphatase family protein, whose protein sequence is MRKFIYKIGVILNYIFAVLLLLSYLSVHIRPGSIPFLALLGLLFPFLLLINFVFMIIRIWQKKKLFLLSLFVILLGFFRITDFYAFNNKEVVTIPVNPLKVMSYNVRLFDLYKWSGEDKGGEKIFEIIKDENADVICLQEFFSNTKHNYQDKIIEFQKTKDYLISSKDKSGYSGNAIFSRYPIVSSGYINIGSIKQKCIYADILKGKDTIRVYSIHLASIRLSGDDYEFLKSLKNNDQHDNIEGVKGIGSKMIQAYKIRAHEVDAVAPHIKNSPYKTIVCGDFNDTPISYSYKKIKGELKDVFIESGFGIGNTYAKSLPLFRIDYILHSKEMKTISYKRIKQEYSDHYAISALIDF, encoded by the coding sequence TTGAGGAAATTCATATATAAAATAGGAGTAATATTAAATTATATTTTTGCCGTATTGCTGCTTCTTTCTTATCTTTCTGTACATATAAGACCCGGCAGTATTCCGTTTCTTGCTTTGCTCGGTCTTTTATTTCCTTTTTTACTTTTAATCAACTTTGTTTTTATGATAATAAGGATTTGGCAAAAGAAAAAGCTGTTTTTATTATCTCTATTTGTAATTCTGCTTGGCTTTTTCAGAATAACAGATTTTTATGCATTTAATAATAAAGAAGTTGTTACAATTCCGGTTAATCCTTTAAAAGTAATGTCTTATAATGTACGATTATTTGATCTTTATAAATGGAGCGGTGAAGATAAGGGCGGTGAAAAGATTTTCGAGATCATTAAAGATGAGAATGCTGATGTTATTTGTCTTCAAGAATTTTTTTCAAATACAAAACACAATTATCAAGATAAAATAATAGAATTTCAAAAAACAAAAGACTACTTAATATCAAGTAAAGATAAATCAGGTTATTCAGGTAATGCAATTTTCAGCCGATATCCGATTGTTTCAAGCGGTTATATTAATATTGGTTCAATAAAGCAAAAATGTATTTATGCAGATATTCTGAAAGGAAAAGATACCATAAGGGTTTACAGTATTCATTTGGCATCTATTCGGTTAAGCGGTGATGATTATGAATTTTTAAAAAGCCTGAAAAATAATGATCAACATGATAATATTGAAGGGGTGAAAGGAATAGGCTCAAAAATGATTCAAGCATATAAGATCAGAGCGCATGAAGTAGATGCTGTTGCTCCGCACATTAAAAATTCTCCGTATAAAACAATAGTTTGCGGTGATTTTAACGATACTCCGATTTCTTATTCTTACAAAAAAATTAAAGGAGAATTAAAAGATGTATTTATTGAATCGGGTTTCGGTATAGGTAATACATATGCCAAAAGTTTGCCTTTATTCAGAATTGATTATATCTTGCACAGCAAAGAAATGAAAACGATATCATACAAAAGAATAAAACAAGAATATTCCGATCACTATGCAATTTCTGCTCTTATTGACTTTTAA
- a CDS encoding calcium/sodium antiporter — protein sequence MLDIIYLTGGIATIIISANWLVTGASAIAKKFGINDLVIGLTIVAFGTSAPELTVNIFSAISGSTDIAIGTVLGSNISNIFLIIGVAAVIYPIAIHNNTKWKEIPFSLLSVIILIFVANDVFIDKADENFISRIDGLVLLSFLIIFLIYTFGMAKKNKVEESNEEQLKAKPMWKAILLITIGLIGLFFGGKYLIEGAVNIADLLGMSKKVIGLTIIAIGTSLPELATSIVAAIKKKPDIIIGNVIGSNIFNVFFILGTTATIKPLPFDFSINFDVGVSMLASVLLFVTTMTLGRKIITRSEGIIFLVLYISFITYSIVK from the coding sequence ATGCTTGACATTATATATCTAACAGGCGGAATAGCCACGATTATTATTAGTGCAAATTGGTTGGTAACCGGAGCTTCTGCCATAGCAAAGAAATTTGGCATAAACGATCTTGTAATTGGTTTAACTATAGTAGCATTCGGGACATCAGCACCGGAATTAACCGTAAATATTTTTTCGGCAATATCCGGTTCAACTGATATAGCAATAGGCACTGTACTTGGAAGTAATATCAGTAATATTTTTTTAATAATAGGAGTTGCAGCAGTAATTTACCCTATTGCCATACATAATAACACAAAATGGAAAGAGATACCTTTCAGTTTGTTGTCGGTAATTATTCTTATATTTGTTGCAAATGACGTTTTTATTGATAAAGCCGATGAGAATTTTATTTCAAGAATTGACGGACTTGTATTGTTAAGTTTTTTAATAATATTTTTGATCTATACATTCGGTATGGCGAAAAAGAATAAAGTTGAAGAATCGAATGAGGAACAGCTTAAAGCAAAACCTATGTGGAAAGCAATTCTTCTCATCACGATTGGATTGATCGGCTTGTTTTTCGGGGGTAAATATTTAATAGAAGGAGCCGTTAATATCGCAGATTTATTGGGCATGTCAAAAAAAGTGATCGGATTGACAATAATTGCAATTGGAACCTCACTCCCCGAATTGGCAACTTCAATTGTAGCAGCGATCAAGAAAAAACCTGATATTATTATCGGAAATGTGATAGGTTCAAATATATTCAATGTGTTTTTTATTCTTGGTACAACTGCAACCATTAAACCCTTACCGTTTGATTTTTCAATAAATTTTGATGTTGGTGTTTCAATGCTTGCGTCTGTATTATTGTTTGTAACTACCATGACTTTAGGTCGCAAAATAATAACAAGATCTGAAGGAATAATTTTTCTGGTGCTTTATATTTCCTTTATTACTTATTCTATTGTTAAATAA
- the guaB gene encoding IMP dehydrogenase has product MSFASNKIVSEAYTFDDVLLLPAYSEILPREANITTKFSKNIKLNIPVVSAAMDTVTEAELAIAIAREGGIGVIHKNMSIERQAQHVKQVKRAENGMIIDPITISKDETVEDALSLMKKYKIGGIPVVNNNDKLIGIVTNRDLRFEKRLKKKINEVMTKENLITTSQSTNLENAADILQEHKIEKLPVVDDKYKLVGLITYKDITKAKDRPNSCKDNKGRLRVAAGVGVTKDVFERIQALYDAGVDAVVIDTAHGHSKGVIDTLRKAKEKFSGIDFIVGNIATAKAAIDLINAGADGVKVGIGPGSICTTRIIAGVGVPQLTAIYEVAKALKGSGVPVIADGGIRYSGDIVKAVAAGAYSVMVGSLIAGVDESPGDTIIYQGRKFKSYRGMGSVEAMQAGSKDRYFQDVEDDVKKLVPEGISGRVPFKGTLNEVMYQLVGGLRAGMGYCGAKDIKDLHMAKFVKITNSGVSENHPHDVTITREAPNYSRR; this is encoded by the coding sequence ATGTCATTTGCATCAAATAAAATTGTTTCGGAAGCATATACTTTTGATGATGTTTTGCTTTTACCGGCTTATTCAGAAATACTACCGCGAGAAGCAAACATAACTACAAAATTCAGTAAAAATATTAAGCTGAATATTCCCGTTGTATCAGCAGCAATGGATACTGTTACAGAAGCAGAATTAGCTATTGCAATTGCACGAGAAGGCGGTATTGGAGTAATCCATAAAAATATGAGCATCGAAAGGCAAGCTCAACATGTGAAGCAAGTAAAACGTGCTGAAAACGGTATGATAATCGACCCGATTACAATATCTAAAGATGAAACAGTTGAAGATGCTTTATCATTAATGAAAAAATATAAAATTGGAGGAATACCTGTTGTTAATAATAATGATAAACTCATTGGTATTGTTACAAACAGGGATTTAAGGTTTGAGAAAAGGCTGAAGAAAAAGATTAATGAAGTGATGACTAAAGAAAACCTGATTACAACATCACAATCTACAAATCTTGAAAATGCTGCCGATATTCTGCAAGAACATAAAATTGAAAAACTTCCGGTAGTCGATGATAAATACAAATTAGTTGGTTTAATAACATATAAAGACATAACAAAGGCTAAAGATCGTCCGAATTCATGTAAAGATAACAAAGGAAGATTAAGAGTTGCAGCAGGTGTTGGTGTAACAAAAGACGTATTTGAAAGGATTCAAGCTTTGTATGACGCAGGTGTTGATGCAGTTGTAATTGATACTGCCCACGGACATTCAAAAGGCGTTATTGATACATTAAGAAAAGCGAAAGAAAAATTTTCGGGTATTGATTTTATTGTAGGAAATATTGCTACTGCAAAAGCAGCAATTGATCTGATTAATGCAGGTGCTGACGGAGTAAAAGTCGGGATAGGACCGGGGTCAATTTGCACAACACGAATAATTGCAGGTGTAGGCGTTCCTCAACTAACAGCAATTTACGAAGTTGCAAAAGCCTTAAAAGGCTCCGGTGTTCCGGTTATTGCCGATGGTGGTATCAGATATTCCGGAGATATTGTTAAGGCTGTTGCTGCCGGAGCTTATTCTGTAATGGTAGGCTCTTTAATTGCAGGTGTGGACGAATCGCCCGGTGACACAATAATTTATCAAGGTCGTAAGTTTAAGTCTTATCGCGGAATGGGTTCAGTTGAAGCCATGCAAGCCGGATCTAAAGACAGATACTTTCAAGATGTTGAAGATGATGTCAAGAAACTCGTACCTGAAGGTATATCCGGAAGAGTTCCTTTTAAAGGTACTTTGAATGAAGTTATGTATCAATTAGTAGGCGGATTAAGAGCAGGAATGGGTTATTGCGGAGCAAAAGATATTAAAGATTTGCACATGGCAAAATTCGTTAAAATTACAAATTCAGGTGTTTCTGAAAATCATCCTCATGATGTTACAATTACAAGAGAAGCACCTAATTACAGCAGAAGATAA
- a CDS encoding peptidylprolyl isomerase yields MRKITILTVLVLFVFSVFGQKIETLMTVGNKNVSADEFVHIYKKNNTDNLNEQSIDEYLELFKKFKLKVVEAESLKMDTSKAFIDELAGYRDQLAKPYLIENIKYDQLINEAYERNQSEIKLDIIFIKLKKNASPEDTILAYEKAVKVRNRILGGEDFGKVASETSDDRQAANNKGHLSYLPVLRIPYSIQSYAFSPEKNKLSMPLRTDYGYYLVKLADTRPAQGFVKVAHIMISSADQLSDEEKETKKNKVDSIYNRLQAGDKFEDLIIFSDDKGTAKKGGELPEFTTGRMVPEFEAVAFALKNPGDYGEPVKTTFGWHIIKLIEKKPPESMEEQKEKIRKTIEKDPERKKLVKEFVINKLKKEYNFKKLNGPDAFYSMVDSTIYKSKWVYQSDENSNKTLFVIKGKNFTENSFGKFIEINQKRNKTGEISSTVNKMYDDYIYESITDAEKAGLEDKHKEFKYLMQEYHDGMLLFDLMKNEIWDKASEDTIGLRKYYDDNIQIYNDQTELDISVFKYADDNHYNDAVKYLNKSRKKYTDDVLVKKVASDDAESFKKIEAGFYSKGQSIFADKVFRMMKENKLEDNQKIVNLSLENTMICINGKRKSKVKPFEEIKGVIIADYQMFLEENWMEDLKKKYKIKVDEKVLNKVKKSVN; encoded by the coding sequence ATGAGAAAGATAACAATATTAACGGTATTAGTTTTATTTGTATTTTCAGTTTTTGGTCAAAAGATTGAAACATTGATGACAGTTGGAAATAAGAATGTATCAGCCGATGAGTTTGTTCATATTTATAAAAAAAATAATACTGATAACTTGAATGAACAATCAATTGATGAGTACCTTGAGCTGTTTAAAAAGTTTAAATTGAAAGTAGTTGAAGCGGAAAGTTTAAAAATGGATACTTCTAAAGCATTTATTGATGAACTCGCCGGATACAGAGATCAACTGGCAAAACCTTATTTAATTGAAAATATTAAATATGATCAATTAATTAATGAAGCATATGAAAGAAATCAATCTGAAATAAAATTGGATATAATATTTATTAAACTTAAAAAAAATGCTTCGCCTGAAGACACTATATTAGCATACGAGAAAGCAGTTAAAGTGAGAAACAGAATTTTGGGCGGTGAAGATTTCGGAAAAGTAGCAAGTGAAACTTCCGATGACAGGCAAGCAGCAAATAATAAAGGTCATTTATCATATCTGCCGGTTTTAAGAATTCCTTACAGTATTCAATCTTATGCTTTCAGCCCTGAAAAAAATAAATTATCTATGCCGTTAAGAACAGACTACGGTTATTATTTAGTGAAGTTAGCAGACACTCGCCCCGCACAAGGATTTGTTAAAGTTGCACATATTATGATAAGTTCAGCAGACCAATTATCTGATGAAGAAAAAGAAACTAAAAAGAATAAAGTTGACAGCATATATAACAGATTACAAGCTGGTGATAAATTTGAAGACCTCATAATATTTTCTGATGATAAAGGAACAGCAAAAAAAGGCGGTGAACTCCCGGAATTTACAACAGGAAGGATGGTTCCCGAATTTGAAGCAGTTGCATTTGCATTAAAAAATCCCGGAGATTATGGTGAGCCGGTTAAAACAACTTTCGGTTGGCACATTATTAAATTAATTGAAAAAAAGCCGCCTGAAAGCATGGAAGAACAAAAAGAAAAAATTAGAAAAACAATTGAGAAAGATCCTGAAAGAAAAAAGTTAGTGAAAGAATTTGTGATAAATAAATTAAAAAAAGAATATAATTTTAAAAAGCTCAACGGTCCTGATGCTTTTTATTCTATGGTTGACAGCACTATATATAAAAGTAAATGGGTTTATCAATCAGATGAAAATTCAAATAAAACACTCTTCGTTATAAAAGGCAAGAATTTTACGGAAAATTCCTTTGGAAAATTTATTGAAATTAACCAAAAAAGAAATAAAACCGGAGAAATTTCATCAACAGTGAATAAAATGTATGATGATTATATATATGAAAGTATTACAGATGCTGAAAAAGCCGGACTCGAAGATAAACATAAAGAGTTTAAATATTTAATGCAAGAGTATCATGACGGTATGCTTTTATTTGATTTAATGAAAAATGAAATCTGGGATAAAGCATCAGAAGACACTATAGGATTAAGAAAATATTATGATGATAATATTCAAATTTACAATGATCAAACAGAATTGGATATATCTGTGTTCAAATATGCTGATGACAATCATTACAACGATGCTGTGAAATATTTAAATAAATCACGAAAAAAATATACAGATGATGTTTTGGTAAAAAAAGTTGCTTCCGACGATGCTGAATCATTTAAAAAGATTGAAGCAGGATTTTATTCTAAGGGACAAAGCATTTTTGCCGATAAGGTGTTTAGGATGATGAAAGAGAATAAATTGGAAGATAATCAAAAGATTGTAAATCTTTCATTAGAAAATACTATGATCTGCATAAACGGTAAAAGAAAATCAAAAGTAAAACCGTTTGAAGAGATAAAAGGTGTGATAATTGCAGATTATCAAATGTTTCTTGAAGAAAATTGGATGGAAGATCTAAAGAAGAAATATAAAATTAAAGTAGATGAAAAAGTTTTAAATAAAGTAAAAAAATCAGTTAATTAA